The genomic segment AGAGGTGTTTCAAAACAGTCAAAGGCAAAACACCTGCTCCAACATCACTGATTAGGTTGTGACCAGAGGTGTGACATGCTATAACATTTTAACACTGAAACCTACATATTCAAACTACAGTAGATGAGCGACTACTGAGTTGTTTCATCTCACTGGTAGATAGAAGTGACACTGACCAGCCATGTACTATGGACAGTTAGACAAACCTGATCAACTTTCCAACGGTATGGGGAGCAAGTCCAACCAGTCGGACTCTTAACTGTTTCACCACATAatgcagtgaaatatttttctattatatACTGAAATATCAGAGGAGTTTAGAACTTTAAGGTTACACAAAAGGACAGGGGACACTGGTCATTTACTGTGACTGTAAGGTATTCTTGTACAAAATGTGCACATCTGTTGagctttgtttctttaaaaaccAATTAAGCATTGAGTACTTTTTATGCTCACGATAGCCAGCTAACATTTTCTCTGGGGGTTTTCAATCAGACTTCTTTACAGCAGGACAACAATATAAAAGGAGAACATGTGGAGTCTAATCATTGAGGCTTGTCTTAAAATAAAGATACATTGAGAACAGTTTTTTGTAAAAACTGCCTTCCTCTCCATCAAGAAATTCACATTAGATCTTCTTATATTAATCCAGACCAATAACCTCAAATTACTAAAACTTTCATGGAATGTGGTTTCAGACAAAACTGGCTTAGTTTCAGTCAGTATTCACCATGGTCGATATGATGGGGAAAAAAGTTCAGCATCATTAACCACATCCCAGATATAAAACATCTATAGTCACTAGTAACAGTGTTGATATCAGTACACCATGCCATACAATGACCTTCCCATTTATAAATTAGGATAACATTCAGTATGGCTCACAAAGGGAatatatttctacttttttatttttaaagtgtttatggGTTGCCTCCACAGCTAATTACAGTAACAATGATAACAGCCTTACCCCCAAGCGATGTAAGGTTCGGCAATCCTGAGCATATTAATTGAAGCCTTGTTCAATTTGACGAACACACCGTTGAAGATCTGGCGCAGACGGAGCAGCTGCAGAACTTTGCGGACCTTGGGGCTGACACCGTTGATACTGGAAAACAAACGTTTATGATTAGCATCCTCATAATCTAAAGATACAGCTTATACAAGTTTGAGTATTCAGTACAGTATTCAGTATTGATTGTGGTTTCAGACAATAATTGGCTTATGTTTGTACAAATCTGTATCACCAGAGTCGATCAGTCGGGGAAAGAGCGTGCATCATTAACCACATGACAGCATTTACAGACCAAGCAAATCTACACATGTTGAAGCGCAACATTTACATGGATTGCTGTATTAACCCAATTTAGGAATTACTGTTCTTAACAGCCTCTGAATCCAAACACTTAACTTTACTGACTGCAAACTTGTTATCACATTGATTTACTAAAGTCAGTACACTGCTTGACAACAGATCAAAGCACTGTCATAAGCCACTACATACAGAACAGCTTACAACGTTTAAGCAGATCATGCACACAAGGTACAGTCACAATAGCAgatttagaaataaaactgaatactGGAGGAATCCTAATGAAATGTGGACAGGGCACCTTCAGTCAGCAACACAGccatatattataaatccattaaaattttgttatcctgttccatgctgtatttctgctATATATCTTTCTTGTTCTATTCTGttcacacaacatctattgcacatctgtctgtcctggaagagggatccctcctctgttgctgtTCCTgatgtttcttccatttttctccccattaaaagggttttttttgtagtttttccttATTAAATCAAGGGTCAAAGGATAGAGGATgctgtattgctgtacagactatAAAGCcctctgaggcaaatttgtgatattgggctatacaaataaaactgacttgacacAGTAGAGCATGTAAGGTCTACTTGGAGGTCTTGCAATCCATGCAAATATTACTGACAAGGATGTAACCAACAAGAAAAGTTTTGTTGCCAGATAGTGGACACCACTCACCCTCTGATTCTGATGACAAAGGCCAGTTTGGGCTCAGCTGGCACATAGTAGTTTCCCACTTTACGAGCACTGCGTCCCAAGCGAATTTCACGCCTGTACATCTGCCTGTACTCCTTGTGGTACTTCTCAGCCCTCTTGTAGATCAGTTTCCTGGTCACTTTGCGGGCCTATAAACACACCAGAACATATGTTCAGTTTGTGCAAGAATGACAAAACCAATCAACAGGAATCAGTTCCTTGAACCGGCCAACATGCAGGTATGTAAGTTAAGTACCTTCTTCTCAGCCAGCATCTTTTTGACGCGCATGGCCTTCATGGTGGCGAAGGCCTTTCGCCTTTTCAAAAGGCTCTCAGGGACAGCCGGAACTTTTTTTCTgatgaagaaaaagacaatTCAGTTTAAAACACGTGGACAATAACGATTGTTCTCACATAACTAACTAGTTAAGGTGAAATATACCGCTGGTAGCTGCTAGCTTCCCATCCTATCATTAACCGGCTTCCGTACAGGGTAAGTACTCTTTAAAACGCCACACCAAGTGTCTCTGAAGCGTTAAAAGCAGCATAAAAGTCGACATCTTTATCAGTTAAtcccttcttcctttttttgtcaCAGAAACATGGTATTAAACGAGTGCATGGGCGCTACAGAGGCAGCCATGATGTACTCGGCTATGAGGCTACACACAGTCTCCATAAAGTGATCATAACAATTAATAATCACTATCCTCAACAATACTAGTAGGATTATGATGTGTGGACACTAGACAATCTATCCAGGGTGGAAAATGAACAAAGATAACTATTTAAACACTGGATGTGTTCAGATTTCACTACAGCGGTAAACACTCACTCTGCGTCCGCCATTGCGCCCACCGAGAAAGAGAAATTTTCTTTTGCGCATGTCCGCGTTAAAGGAATGAGGACCTCTACGGTCTGTCCGTCTAGCTGCCTGACTTTGTCATTTACTCTAGTAAGCGAAAGCCTAACAAAATATTCTAAAACTACATTAATATgatggcattttttttaattttaaaaaatatggcattcattgtttattttttcttttgtaatgcTGTTGGTTGAATGGCCCCTAAATTTACAgctacattttgattttgtttcatttagaAAGTTCAGCAACGAATTCTGGAAAGCTAACcctaattttaaaatgtttattcgGTAACCCAAGAACATTTTTTTGGTACATTTTGTCATTGTTATGAAATAAGGTGGTCTCATGATGAGACCATGGATGACACACTATACCTTCCATGGGGTAGGTAAATACCCATGGATGTTGGTAATACCACATGTGATGTTATGCACGTATTGACCGGCAGAGGGAGCAAACACTTCATTTTGCAGACCGGTATCAAAGCGCGTCTGGAGGTGAGAAAGTTTCCTTTGCTGAACCTTTCCACTGGATCCcatttggaaaaaaagacaacctCGTCTATTCCAGGATGTAAAACCGGTAGTGTGATGCAGGTTTATGAATGAATACACATATTCCAGATTGACTTTAAAGGTCATGCACATCTATTCAAGATGCATATTTAAttgattcaaatgaatgaaagtaGTCTACTCCTATGGTCCAAATATAGATTTGACACACTCTCTGcgtatttccatttttgtatgacttatctttctcttctcagcaaaaatataatgcaaatattttagAAGCAAAATCTTTTTGcaaaatatttaacatattaGCTGATAGTCCTGAATAGAATGAAGAGCTACAGTATATTaacaatatgaatatatactatattaacatcaacattaacattaacatatacacacaattAACAGTACTTTATCCTTCAAAAATTGAATGGTCTGTTAGGAACATTTAGAATAAACAGGCACACTTTGGCTTTTAATACCACATGTTTCTGTTAATACATAGGCAGTTTTGCTGAAGCAAGATTTTAAATGTGACTTTCGCTGAATGCAATAATCACATTCTGGTATTACAttagtaaaggatctgaaaTTTCTTCTACCACTGCTTTGGCCCCCTGGCACGCCCACTAACCAGCAGCAAACGTCCTGCAGAGCGTTGCACAACGTCGAAAACGTgagttaaataaagaaaaaaaaaaacccttgcaAACCAGTGAAAAAGGTCTGCACATTGAACGCACCCCAGGTGAGTCCGTGGAAgtcttgtctgtgtgtctagGCCATTAAGTTTATTGGCTATCATAATCACCTTCAGGTTAGACAGAAAAACCATTTATGCACATATAGATCACATATAGATTGAAACATACGGATGTATATTACCCAAGTCTGTCTGGGTGCGTATTTTATCGATTCTCTTTCACCTTCCGCAATGCGCAGATCTGAATGGATTATTGTCAGACAATACAGCTGTATTGTCTTAGACTGCTTCTGAATTAAATTCAGTATTGTGTTCAAATATAATTCAGATGACATAAAGTCGGGATATTCTTTAAGGAATAACAAGGATTTTGCTTGTTCCATGTATGGGCGGACATTGACCTGGACTTGCAGACTATGGcatgactgatgttttaaattTGCATTTCGTGTTGGAAACCCTCTGTATCCGTTCATATCTAATTATATCCAGTGCTCATAAAATCCCAATCACAACCTTAATCCAAAATAAGGATTAAGACAAGCTCActtattaaataaatcaaaacaaatcgGATATTTAGTCAGACAGTCCTGTTTGTGTAACTGGTTGTGTAACTAAGACATATTTTTCTCATAACAAATAGCTTTgttttaaagatattaaaagcCCAAACAGAAAGAAGCAGTGGCTTTTAAAGAACAGGACAGCCGGATCTCTGATCTTCCTTTGGGATATTGAATTGGAAACAAATCGCAGCAGATTAGTGTTAAGTAAAATATTTGAGGTTACATCACCGCTGAGTGTACTGTATAGACCTGGCGCTTCATCCTGACAGGCGCTCAAGTCTCAGTCCTATTGGTCCTCAGTCAATTGCATTGATGGGTGGACTGAATAAATAGCGAGTGAGATGCAGTTGAGGATGAGATGAgtagaggagcagcagaggaagtgGGAGGCACACAGTTCATAGTAGCTGCTCGTAACTCACTGCAACAGCGCGCTGTAGCGGCAACTGGACCCTGACTGACTGAGCAGCATCTTTAACTCTCCTTGCACACACAAGTTGTGGTCTCGTTTTCGCCTTTTTTTCGCCACTTTTTTGTGTATGAGCGTTGTTCGCGTTTCCTGCCTGCACTGTGATCCAGTCTTGTCGGCGTCACCCTTACCTTCTTACCCGCTGTTAACAGGTTGCAAGAGGGGGAAACCTTCCCTGCGCTTCTGCCGCTGTTCAACTAGAATTGATTGAAACCTTGAGtcaagatgatgatgataattattGCGGAGTTCTTCATGGTCATTTTGAAGGTGCTCTGGGCTTTTGTAACAGCCGGGGCTAAGTGGGTTGTGCGGCCCAAGGAGAAGAGCGTGGCGGGACAGGTGTGCGTGATCACCGGGGCTGGAAGCGGCCTCGGGCGGTTCTTCGCCAAGGAGTTCGCCCGGAGACGAGCGATACTGGTGCTATGGGACATAAACAGCCAAAGCAACGAAGAAACAGCAGAGATGGTGCGGCAGATATACCATGAACTCGACACTCCCATAGCTAAAGACGGTAAGTCTTCTTTCCTTGCAGCAATTAGGATGTCATGAGTTTAATTTTTACGCACGGTCAGCAAAACGCTTGGCGTCTTAGGTGGTATTCTTGTCTGGCAAAGCGTATTTCAAGGATACAAGCTGCCGTAGTATCGTAAGCTGTGTTACAATGAATGCACTGAAATGTTTCACATGTGGTTGTATCGCTGCACACAGTTacatattttgaaatataacCAGTCAGACTTTGGAATACTTGTTCAGATTGTTATTTCCAAAAGGGTGTAACAACTGGCTGAAAGGTGAActctataaatatatttaaaactgaCTCAAAACAACTGCTGAATGATTCAAGCTGTGGATAACAagcagtatttttaaaaagtcatgcagtttcatttaataatttttgatATTGGCAAACTTTAACATCAAACTTGTTCAACTGATCCCCTTTATCAtatctttccctcctctttaGGACCTGTTGGAGGGGTCGAGGAAGTCCCTCCTTTCCAGCCGCAGGTCTACACCTATGTTTGTGATGTGGGAAAGCGGGAGAGTGTGTATTCTACAGCTGAGAAGGTGCGTCGGGAGGTGGGAGAGGTGGACATACTGATCAACAATGCCGGTGTCGTCTCTGGCCATCACCTTCTAGAGTGCCCCGATGAGCTGATTGAGCGCACCATGGTGGTCAACTGCCACGCACACTTTTGGGTGAGTTGATGCACAGGCGATTAAGGATGCCATCATGGCAGAAAATAATAGTTTTAGCAGCATGTGGACAGTGTTAGGACTTCAATTGTGATGGTATCATTCCCACATGACATCTGCCTCAGTTTCCATGAGCACAATGTtatcaaatgtgtttactgTGATGCCAGGTTCACAGGAATGTTTCCATTCTGACATGCATGCCTATTCATAATCTTATTCTACTGTGTGCCAGACTCAAGAATCAGGGGTTTGTGGAAGTGCGTGTGCTTGCCTGCCtcccagtgtgtgtttgtgtcaagaATGAGAAAGTATGACCATATAATGCCTCGCATCTTCAGATTTCAGCCCCGTTTAGTTTGATTATGCCAGAGGAAAGTCACGGGTTTGgtttttcatgtctttcctTCGCTGCTCTTTGGCAGCACCAGTCAATGAGGATCTCTGTTATGTCAGCccttccttctcctctgctTTGCCGCGCAGATCTGCACAAATCTGACTTGCGTGATGGAAGCAGGGGGTTCTGTACGTGGGTTGGATCTGTCTCAGATCAGCTCGCCACATTTTGTTGGCAGGCAGCATTTTGTTGTGTGTTAGATTTTACTCTGGCTCTGTTTCTCTGGCCTTTCAGTGTGAATGCTTATCTGAAAGTAATAGGTGGACCTGATGGAGGGAATATGTTGCACTAGATAAGCACAAGCTGCAGCGTTGAACAGGGCCAGGTGCTATCACAGCTTcttttgcttgtgtgttttggGAGTGTGGAAAGACAATTTTTGCAGCTTTGCCACAGCAATTAAAAAATCCATTGAGAAGGGCAACCTTACTGATTGGGTGGTTGGGGTGTTTTGCATTCAAACCCCTCTCAGGCTTATCCAATCACCAATAAACCAGTAATTGGAAGGGAATTGATTGCACAGCTTGGCTACAGCCACCTGTGTGGGACAATTGCAGTGATTGTGCACAAATTGGTTTACAGGCCGGCTGTAGAGTAAACTGCAAGAATTTGGAATAGCCCTTTGCCTAGTGGCATGGCTCTGAATTGACCATTTCATCTGTGATTGTATTTGTCACGATATATTAAGCAATGTGTCTAGTGAAGCGGGCGTTGTTCATTTTGAGACTTTGGCCGCAGGCTCTTCTTTTTCCGGAGATCTGCATTCTCAATGATACCATGAAACCGCAGTGATTTGAAGCTCCCTAATTGAGCATGAAAATCTCTTGTGTTGTCAGTCAGACAGGTTGTGTATTTCCTCCTTAATGGATGCTCCATTCAACTATTCATGTGCCTCTCTGCTGGCTATCTCCATGTTCTCTTACATCCAAGATTTGGAGTCAGGATCCACTGGTTGGGTGGCAGATTTGGGATTCTTAATAgaggtctgtgtttgtgttctccCATATTCTGTGGAGAGCGTGGTTTCTTtaggggtggggtgggggggcagaTGAAAGAAGGACTTAATGAATGGCGACAGCCAGAATGGAGGATGTGGTTCATTAAAGACACAAGCTAGATGAATAGAGCTTAGACTAACAGGGACCTGTCCACTTTCCTCTCTTACACAAACATGATACAGTTGCTCTCTGCATGCAGGTGGTACAATACACAAAcctttgatcttttttttttttttttttttttt from the Thunnus albacares chromosome 21, fThuAlb1.1, whole genome shotgun sequence genome contains:
- the rpl7 gene encoding 60S ribosomal protein L7 isoform X1 is translated as MIGWEASSYQRKKVPAVPESLLKRRKAFATMKAMRVKKMLAEKKARKVTRKLIYKRAEKYHKEYRQMYRREIRLGRSARKVGNYYVPAEPKLAFVIRIRGINGVSPKVRKVLQLLRLRQIFNGVFVKLNKASINMLRIAEPYIAWGYPNLKSVRELIYKRGHGRMRKQRIALTDNALVEKALGKYGIICVEDLIHEIFTVGKNFKPANNFLWPFKLSSPRGGMNKKTTHFVEGGDAGNREDQINRMIRRMN
- the rdh10a gene encoding retinol dehydrogenase 10-A, with product MMMIIIAEFFMVILKVLWAFVTAGAKWVVRPKEKSVAGQVCVITGAGSGLGRFFAKEFARRRAILVLWDINSQSNEETAEMVRQIYHELDTPIAKDGPVGGVEEVPPFQPQVYTYVCDVGKRESVYSTAEKVRREVGEVDILINNAGVVSGHHLLECPDELIERTMVVNCHAHFWTTKAFLPKMLELNHGHIVTVASSLGLFSTAGVEDYCASKFGAIGFHESLSHELKASEKDGINMTLVCPYLVDTGMFKGCRIRKEIEPFLPPLKPEFCVKQAMRAILTDQPMICTPRIVYMVNFMKSILPFEAIVCMYRFLGADKCMYPFLAQRKEAMNNNEAKNGI
- the rpl7 gene encoding 60S ribosomal protein L7 isoform X2; this encodes MADAEKKVPAVPESLLKRRKAFATMKAMRVKKMLAEKKARKVTRKLIYKRAEKYHKEYRQMYRREIRLGRSARKVGNYYVPAEPKLAFVIRIRGINGVSPKVRKVLQLLRLRQIFNGVFVKLNKASINMLRIAEPYIAWGYPNLKSVRELIYKRGHGRMRKQRIALTDNALVEKALGKYGIICVEDLIHEIFTVGKNFKPANNFLWPFKLSSPRGGMNKKTTHFVEGGDAGNREDQINRMIRRMN